The Budorcas taxicolor isolate Tak-1 chromosome 2, Takin1.1, whole genome shotgun sequence nucleotide sequence gtgtgtgtgtgtgtgtgtgtgtgtgtgtgtgtgtgtgaaattgcttcagttgtgtctgactctttgcgacccactggacagtggcctgccagactcctctgtccatgggattctccaggcaagaatactggagtgagttgccatgccctcctccaggggatcttcccaacccagggatcaaatccacatgtctatggctcctgcattggctggcgggttctttaccactagtgctacttgGGAAGTCTCAATATCCCTGTCAATGACCTCTATTCTCCACCTTTTGCTTTTCTAAATTCTAACTACTTGCCTCCACCATTCATTGTGGTATTTGCTTTATATTATCTTAAATTCTTCTCTAATTTTTCACATATGCATTACGTTTTGCTGTTAAGTATCACCCATATTAACTAAGACAGGCTGAATGTATAGTgagatttaaataatttttttccgatcaataaataataaatttgtcCAAAGAAGAAATTATTGGGACTGGAGCATTCTTCAGGGCAATTATAACCATGGGAAATTAGAGCAATAAACCAGATGAATTATGGATGAGGCCCAGAAGCCTAGGTCTTCACCTCCAAAATAAAATTAGCTACTTAGAAGCATCTAAACTTATTGAAGCTGGTATACAATCAACATCCCAAAGTTGGAAACTCTTCACTAAAATACAGTTCACTCTATTTTATTGTGGTCACAAAGTAGTACAAAACATTTAAGGAAAGCTTTGAACATGGAATAAATAATGTTTGGGGAGACAAAAATCAGAGGGTTTAACAAGCAAATATAATGGAGTTGAGAATAGAGCTGAAAATGGCAGGATAGCTACTGCGttttaatagaaatttaataaatgtattcTATGGAAAGTTTGAACTGGGCTTCAAGTTACTGGTTTCCAGCTGTTAcagttgaaagaaagaaaaaaggaagggagagaggaagaagtgaaggggaagaaaaagagtagacaagatttaaaaaaaaacaactgaagtaTTCTTCTAGGGCTCAAGAAACAATCTGACAGGTTTGTAACATTTCACTGAAACCAGAAGCAGAATCATAACGGACTGAAGTCTCAATCAGGCCCTTAAAACATTTGTAGCTTCGTTTAAAATGACTAGGGAGAAATATATCAGCTTACGGAAAATGGGGAGATCTTCCAGGAGTTGGCCAGTGTTCTAGGTGATGGGTGCTGATGAGCAATTCCCTTAAACAACTGATTTACTGCCAGCAGAGAAAAACATTGGAAGCACATCCAAAAACTCATTTGCAATTGAGATTACAAGGGTAGCCATTCTGTCTACCTTCCCCTCCCTTACCAAGGAGGTGACCCTGttcttggcaaccacaaaggCCACAGAAGAACCCTTCCTTCCCTAAACCCTTTTCTTTTGCCCAAGAGTCTCTATAAAATCTGCCTTACTCTGTTTTCCAAtcatttcctctctccctcttttctttctttctctccttcctttcctcccggCTCGTCGCAAGCGAGACAAAGTCAGGAACAGGCGGCGGGCCCATGTATTCGCTGACACCATCTGCCACCTGCGATTCATCGCCACTTTCCACCTCCCGGAGGTGAGGGAGGCGGGAGGCCAAGGACACGCAGAGCTTGTGTGACCCAGTTTTTAAGAAACTTTCCGTTGGTCGCAACCCTTCCCCCACCCGAAACTCTTCAATCATCCATCAAGCCAGAAAAGCGATCTCTGCCTATCCTTGGAGCTGGAAAAGTGGCGAAGCAAGGAAAAATAAGAGGTTCGCCCCCTTCCTTTCCCCCACCGCCCAGCAGCGGCGGGCGCAGAGCAGCGGTGCGGCCAGAAGGGGCCGCTCTGCGCTCAGAGCAGTTGTCCTACCGCCGCCGTCCGCACCTCCCACGGCCCGGCTGGCCCAGCCCCGCCAAGTTCCAACAGCCCCTAGTCGAGCGAGCGCCGGGAACGAGCACCGCCCGGGCAGAAGCACACGGCGCAGACCAGCCAGACTGAGGCGCGCGGCGAGAAGGCTCCGGCGAAACTCTCACCAGCCGGGGACTTTGGAAAGAAGCGAGCGAGCGGTCCCCGCGCGCGCGAGTCCACAAGTGAGCGCTCAGCTCACCTGTTTCTGCCGCGCTACCGCCTTCCCACCCCTCGGACCCTCGCCTCCCGAGCCGCCCGCCCGCTCCCGCGATGAATCCGGCCCTGGGCAACCAGACCGACGTGGCCGGCCTGTTCCTGGCCAACAGCAGCGAGGCGCTGGAGCGCGCCGTGCGCTGCTGCACCCAGGCGTCCGTGGTGACCGACGACGGCTTCGCGGAGGGCGGCCCGGACGAGCGCAGCCTGTACATCATGCGCGTGGTTCAGATCGCCGTCATGTGCGTGCTCTCGCTCACCGTGGTCTTCGGCATTTTCTTCCTGGGCTGCAACCTTCTCATCAAGTCCGAGGGCATGATCAATTTCCTGGTGAAGGACCGGAGACCGTCTAAGGAGGTGGAGGCGGTGGTCGTGGGGCCCTACTgaccggcccccggcccccgcgGCAGCCGCCCCTCGCCTCCCCACTTCGCCAGCCCGGCCGCGCCCTCTCACCATGCGCAACTGGGCGAAGCAAACCTGTCGGAGTCAGTTTTTTCTCTCGACTTTTGCCTTTCGGGATGAAGCGAACCCGTTTATCGCTCGCCCTCTGAAAGTCCCCAGGCCTGGCAGTAGGAAAAGAGAGCCTTGACTCTGGACTCAGCAGCAAGTGGCAAGAGAAGGCGATTGGGGCGCAGAACTTTGGAAGCTGCCGCTAGCGCAGAATGCGGGGACACCGACCCAGGCCAAGGCCCTTTTCCACCCGCAGGTGGGCCAAGCTCGGGGGTGCAGGTGGAGAGGGTGGGCAGGCGGAGACCAACGGCACCTATTGCTTGGTGACCGGAAAAGTGACCCGCATATATGCCACTTAACCGAACTATCGGGGACACGTCTCCGGGTTCGCGCGCATTCCCTCCAGCTCCTTGTAGCCCCGGCAGGACAGGCGATAAATACCTTTGATTGATTGTAACGTGACGTTTTAAagggttttgtgtttgtttgcttgaaTACAAGTATTTGATAAGTCTTTTTCCGCCCTAGTGGCCTGTTTCCCTGCCTGGGGGTTAGAGTTTTGTGttaggggaaggggtgggggaaggggagcctGTGAATGTGAATGGGGTGACAATTCTTTTATTGCATTTCCAACTGggtcttgggggtgggggggggacggGGACTGGCACTCTAGCTGGCCCCGGGGCAAAGATCCGGGATAGAACTCCTAGCTCGTGACTGCACGGTTTACACCACAAAAGTGCTCTTGACATTGGTGACACcgttttgacttttctttttttcttatttaaaatttccttaaTAAATGCAACGTTTAAGTGTTTTTTTCCTGGCCTCCTGGTGATCATTCTACGCTCCGGGCAGAAGGGAACGGGCGACGCTGAGGGGTCAGGTTACCAGTCCGAAGTGGAATTCGCtttggcgagctgcgattcaacTCGTGGATCCTACGCAGGcacaggggaggggcgggggggagcGAGACAGAGAGGCCCAGGGACGAGTGCCCTGGCCAAGTCTCAGGCCCTGGAGCCGTCCTGGAGGCAGCATCCTTTGTTTTCCCtttcagttaatattttatatttcatttaggcTCAGCGCTCTGAGCCAGGCGAGAAAACGGGAGGCCCCCGCGGGAAGATTACACTTCCGTGCAGGGCTCCGGTGGGAACACAGGGTTACACCGCTAATGAAAGGAAGAGACGGCTTGGCTAGCCTTCAGGGAGGGCATCTTCTCCTGACCAACGTCAGCCAGCAAGCGTCAGGAttctgatcaaaaaaaaaaaaaaagacgaggaAAAGTAGTTCCTAAAGTACAGAGTGACAGAGTGACGCTGATTCTCCCCGGGGTACACCATTGTTACTAAAAACAAGCGTGTATTGTCTTTGTCATATTACATTTTATATCTGAAGGGCGAAAGTAGAAGATAAACGCGACCTGGGTAATCAGTCCCAGGACCAGCCAGAAGGTTCAGAGGAGTTAACCGAGGTTCTGAATGTCATAGATGTGTGTAACCCAAACTTGGAAGTTGTCCAGAGAGGAGCTACAGATGGTCTTTGGGCTCAGAAATTGAAGGGGATTTGGAAAGAAAAGCCTGGAAAACTGTGAATGTGAAAATAACCCAAAGGATACAATAGCTTTGAGCTGTAACTTGACAACAGATTTTGAGCAGTTTGTTTTTATACCTAGGGTAGGAtcctaaatattttcaaaaatataaagaatccTCTGCTATGGTATAGCAATTAAAAGCTTCACTGTAGCAGATACAAGGTGGActaaaattaacaacaacaacaacaacaatgaagtgTCCTATTTAATTGAGAAGAGACACAACTGGCATAAACAGTGTAAGTGTCTGAAGGGTTGTGATCAAATGTTTGTGTCCCTTAACATCCTGCCCACTCAGGTATCTGTTTCACTCCCAGAGTAAATCTTTGTCTATGTGGGGATAtgacatagaatttttttttttttttggaatgcaTGTATATATTAGGCTTGCAAAAGAAAGGATTTTGAAGTTTTGCCTATTGTTTCTGTATGTTCGGCAGGTAAGcatttgcttgttttcttctgTCTGGGCAGGGGAGCAGGGGCAACATGTAGTCACGAGTGAGTCATGGAGAGCACTTTGTTAATGAGTGAGATAGGAAATGGAGATTTTCTATTCTGTAGCTAGTTTCTGTGGCACCAAGTTAATCTGCTGTCTCCATGTTTCAAAGAAAGCAGAACCAGTTCACTCAGGCACAAACCAGACATTTAAAATTAGACTCAGTGTGGAAACTGATTTGGGATCAAAAACCAACCTACCAAGATTCCTATCAAGAGTGTGTAGGAATCTTCCACTGTGCTCTGCTGTGTACAAGTTATCTGCTTAATAGTGAGTTTCAGGCACAGAAAGGTCTCAACCTGCAGGTCAATTTGCCTTTGTATTGAAGAGTGCTTTCTATTTAAAGCCCAATTCCTGAAaattggggaggtggggggagctgCCAGGCCCCTTACTATTCTCTCCTCTACCAATGCTCTTAAATCTGTTATCACTATGATCCTTCTCCATCCTTTTTCCTCTTAATACTTCTTCACAGCACTTTTCTCTTCCTTGCATCTCAAAggcaaaatttatcatttttccttAACTATCCAGATTTATTCTCTTAACCACCAGAAACTGTTATAGTCGACAAATCAGAACCTGCAAAATTTATCCCTTAAATAGGAAAGTTAGGTGAACAGAGTTCTGTAATCCATGATCTATGCATTATAGGCAAATGCACATGATCTGAAAATATCATAGCCCTTGGGACCATTTCCTGCCAACAGCTCCTCTCTACAGCCTTTAGATCCATTTGTTACTTAGATGCCAAGTAATTCTGgtttttatagatgaggcaaTGTGTGCAAGAAGCTTTTTACACTCCCTATTCCCCGATGGCCACACTCAACCACTTTCTCAGGCCCCACACCACTCCCTATCTTACTCTGCCTTTGACTGTCTTTTATCTTGATCCTAACAAATGCgttaaatgaaacttttaaatcTTGCCTAGAGTTTATGGGGCGTTGATCCTTTCTTACAGGTGTGCTACAaggaaagtgaattttaaaagtcactttcTGAGTTTCATAGAAGAAAACGATGTCAGACTTAAGAGACTGGGAATTGGGAGGGATGGATGCACACAGGCAGATTTTATCATCCCACACACTTGAGTCCACCATGTGGTCAGTAATTAGTGGGAAGtcctgagagacagagagagggagaaagatggCTTCCTGTAAAAACT carries:
- the RPRM gene encoding protein reprimo; translated protein: MNPALGNQTDVAGLFLANSSEALERAVRCCTQASVVTDDGFAEGGPDERSLYIMRVVQIAVMCVLSLTVVFGIFFLGCNLLIKSEGMINFLVKDRRPSKEVEAVVVGPY